The genomic DNA ttttgCAGTGTATTACAATTGCTGCAAGTGCAGAGTCCAAGTCCTTCCAAACCAGCTTCCTTGTTTCTACGCACGCAGCTCTGGGCAACACCAACTCAAAGCCCCCAAACCAAACAGAAAGTACCAAAGTGCTCAGCCCAGTTACCTGACAAATTTCCTCCATTCTTCTACGAAGAACTGTGAAACAATATACAGCTCGTCTGTCtcctggaagggaaaaaaaccccacgGCCTTCTGTTAATTAACCCAACAACAGAGGGGCAATGactgttcagctttttctgcagcGCTCATTCTCTTTGAGACCTCAGCATTTTTACCATGACAACTCCATCCAAGCGCGCTGAGAAAGCCaagtaaaataatttgagaTCAAGTACCGAGCACTTACATTACTAATCTTGTGTTTATTACAAAGTTAGTTTAGCTTCAGATCCAATTACCTGTAATTCATAGCAGGAAACGGCCATTTccccagagcagctctctggCACTGGGGTTCCTGTGGCTGAGTACCACTCCTCGGACTGGGGGGCACTGAAGCAGATCCCTCTGTGTACCCCGAGCATGGGGTGACACCACCCCACCTGCCCCCACTTTCTGAACACTATCAGTAGGGCTGCGCTGCGTCGGtacttccagggatggatgtAACCATCGAGAAATGCCACTCCGCTTATCTGACTCCAGGCCAGCGACAGCTGGGTGGCACACGAGGACTCCCGTGTTCCAAAGGCAGGGCTCGGcgccagagcagctcagcagggtACAGCTTCCACCCAAAACCTCCCCCTGGCCCCTACCTGCGGCCAGCTGCCCAGGCAAGGCCGGCATTTGTCGTGGAACAAGTTCTGGAGGGACGTCTTCTGCTCACTGGCCATCATCTTGTgcagtgctttattttcttctccttcgCGCTCCAAAATCTGCACAAAACAGGTTGGTGCTTCAGTTCCTAGCAGCTATTCACAGGTGACATTGTTTTTCCCCACTGTACTGGAGAACGTCAAAGAGACCAGAGTCAAAGAAACCAGAAACATGGCCACGTATTTACAGCCAGCGGAGGGGCTTGTGTTGTCTGCTATTCAGATACCTTGCATTGGGAACAGCACTCTTTGTTATTTGGGAACTCAGGGGCCTTTGGGAAATACTGCTTGAGCTTCTTCCAGGCTTCCTTTGACACCACCCTCCTCTCATTCTCGGATATGCACAGGTCACCTGCAGGGAGACAGGCAGGAGAAGGGCTTTGCCCCACCGTGCTCAGCGTCGGCAGATTCAGAAACCATATTTGCAAGTAGGTGTTCACGTAGCACGTGGCGCCGAGGTTCTTTAAGCCCACAAATGCATCCTGgtgtgagaaagaaagcaacagttATCATCTGCCACTGCCGAGATGcaagcagaaatgcagcagttgGGGTGGGAGCAGCGGAGGCACCGTGCATCCCTCTAACAGCTGGGACAGGTGTGACACAGAGGTGCCCCCCGCTTCGTCCTGGGTCAGGATGCAGGCTGTACCTCCTTGCGGCGCTCGCAGTTGGGATCATCGATGTTGTGGAAGCTGTTCTCGTCAATTTCGCCCAGCCAGACGTGCTCTCTGATGCCCAACAGACAGTTGGGTTCCCCCGGCAGTTCCTCCTGCAGGACCAGCACCAGGACCATCCGTCACCCATGGAAGGGACAGAGCCCCTCGTTTGGGAACTCGGGGGGGAaggtggggacagcaggggggACTGGCAGCGTCCCACCCCTCCCATAAACACAGGGCTGTGAGAGAACTGGGGAAGCCCACAGAGGGAGGATGGAAAGCGAGCCCCAGGGGCATGCTGAGAGCCGGAGGGAGCAAAAGGGGGAGGGTTGGGGGGGGCAGGGAGTGGTGCGGGCCCCAACGAGCCCAGGCCGCATATCCGGGGACAGACAGGGAGAGGGACCCCCAAGCTCCGGGGATAACGCGGGAAAGCGCTCCGGGGAGCGCGGGGGGCAACGGAGGGAGCGGGGGGAGAACCACGGCCCTGAAGGTGGAGGAGCGGAGGAGAGCCGCTGCCACACAGCCCCGGGGGGAGGCGGAGAGCGGGGACCGCGGAAGGAGGCGGGGGAAGGAAGCGAGGCCCGGGGCCGGGAGCTCGGGCCGGACCCGCCCGTACCGGCAGGCGCCGCGCTGGCAGGGCTCCAGCCTGACGCGGTAGGCCGCTTCGACGTGCTCCTGCGACACCGCCTCGGGCGGCACCGTCTCAGTCCAGCGCCAGGCCGCCTTCTCCAACTgcaggggggctgggggggcccGCTGTCCCCGCCAACACCCACGATTGTCCCTTGTGCCCCCCACTCAGGTGCCACCCCAGGAGGCACCCGAGCGACCCGGCTGCCCCAGCGTGGCTTGGGTCgggagtggggagggggggctgTAAACATTCCTGTGGGGTCCCGGCGCCCCCGGAGCCATCCCAGGGCAGCGAAGCACCGTTTTCTCGTGgctttttggaaaaataagaataaaccCGACAAAACTCGTCCCCCAGGCTGTGTGGGGGTAAGAGGGAGGCTAGGAGGGGCAGGGGGCGACGGCAGAGCCCCCCACCGCGCCGTGCCGCAGGTCAATGGGGTGCCGGGGGGTCCCTGCGGGTGCCAGCACCAGGCCCCGCACACATCCCGACACGCCGGAGAGGAACTTGCCGGCTGTGAGGCTGCGGGGGTCTGGGGCACCGCCTGCAGGAGGGGGGGATACGTGAGTGTGGGAACATGGGGACGCAGCACCCCGCGGTCCTCACGCAGGTCTGCTTCCCGTGTCCTGTCCCAAGTGCCAtgctgcatcccagcaccataTGTCCCCTTTCCCTGTCCCCTCTCTTGTCCTATCCCGTGTCCCACATCGTGTCTCATTGTACGTCCCCTCCCATGTCCCACCCCATGCCACGTCCCGTGTCCCATTCCATGCCACACCACGTACAATCTGGCATTCGTGTCCTGTCCCATCACTCCCATATACCTCATTATGTCCCATCCCTCATCCACATCCCCTGGTGTCCCATTCCGTGTTTTGTGTCCCATCGTGTCCCATACTTTGCAGCATCCTCTGCCCTGTGTCCCATCCTGCACCCATGTCCTACCCCATACAGTCTCCTATGTCCTCCCTCCACCATACTCCATTATGTCCCACCACTTCCTGTCCCGTCTCTACTGTGCCCCCTGCCATGTCCCACGTCCCACCCCACACCCTGTGCCCCCACCCTCCACATCTCCATACCGATGTAGACGCTGCCCTGGCTGTTGGCCATGATGTTGGTTCCTGGGGACTCTCCAAACACCGGCTCCTCCCCATCCACCTGCAGCCACCCACGCCGGCCCTGCCTATGGGGCAGCATCAGCACCCACGtcccaaccccaacccccaCACCGTTGTGTCCTGACCCCACCTGGCCGCCATCACGTGGTGCCACTCGCCATCATTGACAGGGTCTTCGGAGACGATGGTGGCCTCGCCGCTGCCCAGCTGGTAGCTGTGGGGACACGGGGCTGAGCATGGGGACGAATGGGTGGTGTGGGACAAAGGGACAAAGGTGTCCCCCCTCACCTGAACACCAGGTGCCCATCCTTCAAACCCAGCCCCACGAAGTCTTTGGCTTTGCCACTCTCCTGTGGGCACATTGGGGCTGTGAGTGGGATGGGGACAACCCCGTCCCCTACCCAGGGCTGGATGCCCTGGCCGTGTCCCCGCTCACCGCCCCatgccacagcagcagcccctcagTGCTGCTTGTCCTCAGCTCCAGTTCAATGGTGTCTTGCAAATCAGGTGCACTGCAACGAGAGGGGCAGGGCATAGGTGCAGAGCCTGGGACAGGGCAACACCATGGGTGCAGAAATGCAATGGGTTCAAGAATGCAGCAGGTAGAATGCAATGGGCGCATGAATGCAACGGAAACAAGAACGCGCTGGGTCCAAGGATGCAGTAAGATACAACAGCACAGTGGGTGCAAGAATGCAAGGGGTGCCACAGAGCAGGAGGGGTGCTAAGTTATGatggctgtgatgctgcaggaagggatgcAGCACCATAATGGGTGCAAGTGCAGCAGCCTTGAAGGGTGCAACACCACGGGAAAGGTGCAATGCTGTGACTGTGGCAACGTGGTGGCCAGGGCAAAGCATGCTGGAAAGGATGCAATGCTGCAGTGGATGCAGCACCAGGAGAAAGGTCCAATGCAGCAAcgggtgcagtgctgcaggaaagggGCGCAGTGCCAGGGGGAAGGTGCAATGCAGTGTGAAGAGGTGCAACACTATGATGGGTGCAATGCCATGAGGGTCCCGGTTCCTGCTGTCACTCACCCACGGGGGAAGAGGTGGCCGGGCAGGGCCAGGTAGGAGCCGTCACTGAACACGGCGCTGAACTGCCCAGGCGTGtctgcagggagatggggagaggAGGCACCGCTGAGCACATCCCCAGCAGCAGGTTTGGGTGCAAAAAGGGGAAAACGGGTGCACGGCCCCCAGGGGAGCGTACCGCTGCCACCGCTGCCCTCCTGCCAGTCCTGGTCCAGCTCTGACAGCTCCGCGCCTGCGGGCGAGAGGGCGATGGGGACCGTGGCTCATCCCCACATGTGCCCGTGTCCCCGCACCCCCAGCTCACCGTGCTGGCAGTAGGGGCCGCCATAGCCCTCGGGGCAGACGCAGCCGTTGTCCTTGCAGGTGCCGCCGTGCAGGCAGGGGTTGTGCTCCAGGCAGCGGTCGGCCACCCGCTCGCAGCGCGGCCCTGGGGACACGGTGGTGGCACATGGTGACACGGGCACGCAGGGTCTCGGCACTTCCTGCACCCGCTCGCacgcacagcacagcacactgcgCACACACCAGGCGCAcgcagcacacacacagccagccCCACGGCACTCACCGCTGAAGCCAGGGGTGCAGAGGCAGCGGAAGGgagggctgccagcaggcagggGCAAGCAGCGGCCCCCGTGCAGGCAGGGTGCGTGCAGGCAGGGCGAGCTCTGCCCACACTGCCCCACGCCCCGGCTGCGCAGGAAGCTGTACGACAGATCCACCTTCTTCCCATTGATAGAGACCTGCGCCAGACACAGGGGTTTAAGCCAGGGCACCCTGCACCTGGGGCACCCCGCTCCAATGCGCGGGGGGCTCACCTCGCCAATGCACCCTTGGAACGAGGCGTTGGTGGGGGGCCGCAGGGGGGGCTCCACTCCTCCAAGGTAGAGAGGGCTGTGCAGGTTGAGCCCCTGGCTCTTGCCAGGTGAGGAGCGCTGCACCGGGGCGCTGCCGTCCACCGTCATTGTCCCATCCTTGTGCAACCGCTCAGCTGTCACCCGGTGCCAGCGGCCCAGTGCCAGCGGCTCGACGCTCCGCAGCACCGCTGTGCCTGCAGTGATGCCATGACTCAGCGCTGCCATCACCCCCAGGGAAGTCTGGGGGCACCAGGACTCCTTGGGGACCTGAGTGATGCCCTGGGTGACGCTTGGGAACTCCAAGAATATGCTGGGACCCTTGTGGTTCTCAGAGACCCCAATTGTGTCAGGATACCCAACAGACATCAGGAAACCCAATAGTGCCCAGAAATGCTGACAGCTCCCAGGGGCCAGATAGATGCCGGGGCACCCCAGATATGCTAAAGTTCTTTTGTGACATTTGGAGAATCTGGCAGTGCCTGGGGACCTGAGTGACACCAAGAAACCCCAACTGATGCTAGGGGAAGAGGGGGAGGGCAGCAATGCTTGGGATCCTCAGTGACATCAGTGATGCCTGGGGACCCCAATGATGTCTGGGGACTCCACTGACATGCAGGGATCCCATAGTGCTTGGGAACCCCAGTGATGCCAGGCCACCCTGGCCAAGTCACCAACCCACATGGTAACACCAGAGCTCTCTCGGTGACACCAGGCCCCGCTGTGCCATGCCAGCCTACCTGAGCCCAGCTCATAATGGAACTCGAGGTGGCCGCTGACCATGGCGAGGGCAACAAAGTCCTCAACTGGGGAGGCTTTGCCagcactgaagagcagcagtcCGTCCGGTGCACATGGCAGGAACTCGGCCTCCACTCGCAGCTCATGGTGCACGTTGGTCAGGGGTGGGTATGAGACGAAGGCGCCCGCCTCATCGAAGGATGGCACGCTCACTGCCTCCCCTGCAGCACTCACATCTCAGCACCTGTCCCGACGGTGCCCCCCTCCCCTGGCTGGTACTTCAGGCCCTGACTCCACCATCCCCATCTCCCATGGTGGTACCTAGCCCCATTTCTGTGTCCCCAAGGTGGTCTCCAATTCCCCATCCCCACTGGATCCATGATGACCACATCCCCAAGCGGCAACTAGTTCTCTGTCTCCATCCCGCCTGTTTCCCCAGTTTtgtcccaaccccctgcccgTGTCCCCAGGGTCATTTCCATCTCCATGTTCCTGCTGCAGACTAGATCCATGCTCATGTCCCCAGAGtggtcccagccccacatccatgCTCACAGGGGGGTCTCATCCCCATGCCTGTGTCCTCAGAGCCATCTCCATGCATGCCTGCGCCCTCAAGGTTGTCCCATCCCCATGCCCGTTTCCAGGGTCACTCCATCCCACATCCCTGTCTCCAGGGttgcccccagccccatgcctCTGTACCCAGGGCAGTCAGAGCTGTGTCATCCCCACTCCAACGCTTGAGCCCCTAGTGTCATCCCCATCCTCTATACCTGTGTTCCCAGGGGGTTCCAGCCCATTGCCCTTGTCCCCAGAATCATCGTTATCCCCGTTTCCATGTCTGTGTCCTCAAAGAGGTCCTCCTACCCCCCGTGCCCCTGTCCCCAGGATGGTCCCATGCCCATGCACATCCCCAGGAgagtcccagccccacacccctGTCCCTGGCACTGTCCCCACCCGGTGCTCCACCCCTGTCTGTGCCCACCTTCAGTGCACCTCTCCCCCATCTTGCCCAGGTGGCAGCGGCAGCTGTAGCCCTGCCCATCTGGCCGGCTGATGCAGGTGGCGTCAGGCCCGCACGCCTctgcagagggacagaggggacaGAGACAGGAGATGAGCACTGGGGATCCCCACACCCAGAGGGCAGCAGGTGACGCCCCTGTGGCAAGGGCACCCACCTGGGTGGCAATGCAGGGCCTGTGAGTACTCGCAGTTGCTGCCAGTGAAGCCTTGGGGACAACGGCAGATgtagctgctgctctcagcGTCCTCGCAGATGCCGCCATTCTGTGGGTTGGAGACACACATAAGCACCAGGAATGGGACCAGTGGAAGGGGACAGCACGCATCATCCCCGACCTCACCTGGCAGGGATGGTCCTGGCACGTGGGACAGTTGGAGACGCCGTGTGCCGGCAGGTCCAGCTCCCCAAAGGCCACCTCCTCGTTCTGGATGCGCAGCTGGCGCACGCAGCCTGTGGGACACAGCAAGGCGACACACTCAGCCCCACCCTGAGTGCCggcccccagcacccactgtCCCACTGCATACCCACAAAGCCACGGCTCAGCCCTGTCTTGGCCACGACGGTGTAATCAGGGTACCCACCGAGGTACAGCTCCTCATTCAGGTCCAGCCCTTGGAATTtgccctgcaggcacaggggGGTGAGCACAGCCGCCCCAAAtcctcccacagctgtgggGTGCCCACACCCCTACCTGTGAAGTCCCATTAACAGGGGGCTGCCCGTCCACCTGCAGTGAGCCTCGTGTCAGGTTACGGAAGAGGCGCACGGTGTGGTACTTGCCCAGGCGCAGCGGTGTCGGGTCCCGAATGGTGGCCATGCCAGAGCCAGCATCGAACCTACCATCAAATGGGGAGATATACAGGGTGAGGGGGGGGCTGCCCCTCCAGCTGGCAGTACTTTCCCGTGCTCTCACCTGAACTCGGGCCGCCCGCCCACCAGcccaaaggaaataaaatcgGCGCCGCTGCTCTTGCGCTGCCCATTGTAGAGGAGCATCCCTATGGGGACACAGAGGGGTGAGCACGGCTGCAGCGCGGGGCAGCCCAGACGCACcccagggagcagggagagcaaaGGTCCCCGGGGTGGGCGCTCACCTGAGTACAGGATGAGAgctgaaggaaggagagagatggaaaggaggacggacagacggaggaggagagagaaggaatgaGAGCAGGCCTGTGTGGCACAGTTGGGCTCAGGGGGCCGAGGGGCCCCCATGGTGCTCACCATCGGCAGCATCAGGCCGGAAGGTGATCTGGATCTCGAAGGTCTTGTAGGCATCCTTGATGGTGGGCAGCGGCAGGAAGGAGCGGGGCGTCTGTGTGAAGTAGGGCACCAGGCGCTCTGCGGGGACACGGGGCTCAGCACGGACAGGGATGCCAGCCCCCCGGCCCGTCTGTCCAGTACTCACCTCGCACCTTCAGCACGTAGAAGGCTGTCTCCTGGCCGCGGCGGTTGCTGGCAGCACAGGCATAGACGCCAGCATCCTCAAGGCGCACAGCCGGCAGCGTCAGAGCGGTGCCCTCCACCCGCGCGCCTTCCGGCAGCTCCCCCTCCAGCTGTGAGGACAGCAGGGGTcagcacccatagggcacccaTCCCCGCCTTCGCACAGCCTCGTGTCCCCGCATCCCTGCTCACCTTGCTCCAGCTGATCTCCGGCACGGGGAAGCCAGATGCCAAGCAGGGCAGGACGGCTGCCGAGCCCACCGACACCTCCTTCACCTCTGGCTGCCCGGCGATGTGTGGGGCGGCTGTGGACAAACAGAGCTGTCACCCCTCACGTGGGGGTCGGGGACACCCTCCCCACACCATGTCCCCATCTGCACTCACCCTGCACGTGAAGGATGACGTGGGACTGCACGGTGCCCACAGAATTGGTAGCAGTGCAGCGGTACTGCCCTGCATCCGCCCGCTCCACCCGCTCAATGGTCAGGGTGCCGGCACGAACCAGCACCCCCGGGCGGATCCGGCCCCCCACTTTGCTCCAGGTGACGTGTGGCTGTGGTTCGCCGAGCCCTAGGCACTCCAACTCCACCTCCGTGCCTGCCAGCACCGTCTGCACTGCCGTCCGGATGTTAATCAGGGCCCTGGGCAGAGCTtgggggggagatgggatgATTTAGGGGTGACCCCGGGCAACAGGAGGCACTGTGGGATTTGGGGAGGCAACCAGCAAAGTGAGAGAGTGGGGGTACCGGGGTGCCCATGGAGAGAGGTGGGAAGAAACAGAGTGCCCATGGGTATAGGGAGATGAGGGGTTTTGGGGTACCCGTGGATATGGGGAAATAGGGGAGGTACCAGAGTGCATGGGGAGAAACAGGGGGCATTGGGGTGCCCATAGATGTCCACGGGAGAGACAAGGGGTACCAAGGTGCACATGGATGGGAGGAGATGGGGAGCACCGGGGTGCCTGAGGGCAACAGTGAGAGATCAGAGGGTAGCAGGGCACTAAGgggaatggaaagaaataggtGAGTGTTGGGGTGACTATAGGCATGGGAAGAAACAGGAACACTGTGGTGCCTGTAGGcatgcagagctggggaaacccggtatcagtgtgagcactggaagcctggggagaggagggggtgAAACTGCCCGGATCAGCgggcagctgagcagcacaacACTGCCACAGCCCTAGCAGCCTGCTTCCATGCTGCATGCCTGCATTAAGTGCTCCTGTTTGCCAGCAGCAACTTTGCTGCACTGGGAACTACGCTCTCTGAAAAGCGGGTAGCACCGTGACAAGGTGTTCAAACGCCATTAACCTACAGCCTTGATGAGCCCTAACGACAGGAGGTGTGCTGCTAATTGATGGACGCCTGCCAACAGGAGCCTCCAGCAGAACACAGGCAGGTTGGGCACGAAGTGAGGCCCAAACACTTTGCTTGGCCAACCAAGCAAAGCACCAAGCAAAACAGCCAAccccaggtcacagcctgaTGTAAGTGGACACCGAAGCACAGCAGGTGGGGGAATCAATTCGCCCCGGTGCCCcagctgcaaacagaaacagcagtttctgCAGCTGTGGGTAAGTGCTCCTGGCCTAGCTTCTGACACAGGGAGAACGATCTGATGCTGCCTGCTTTCTCCAGCATCTCCCCCTGCTCTCAGAGTAAtgctgcagccccatgcagcaccCACGTTCCCCCCGAGGGGCCGGGCTGTGCTCGTGCCCTTTGCACCACTTGCtccatgtttttaaatgtcaggaaatgtgaaaatgagaataaaaatgcGCTTCTGTGGTAACTGCTCATGCTGGTCCCGGTCTAGGAAGTTAACATCAGtcagactctgcaccgccaacgacgaccctctgcgctctgccagcagccagtcctcaacccacctcactgccCACTCATccatcccacacttcctcagctttgttataaggatgtcatgggggacagcatcaaaagccttgctgaaatcaaggtagactacatctactgctctccccccatccacccagccagagacaacatcacagaaggccaccaggttggtggagcacgacctccccctggtgaacccatgctgatTACTCCTGatcacctccttttcttccagctgtctggagatggcatccagcacagctgttccatcacctttccagggacagaggtgaggctgactggcctataattgcctggctcttccttcttgccctttttgaagaccgcaGTGACATTGGCTCtgctccagtcttcaggcacctcccccatcCTCCAAGgcctctcaaagatgaccgaaagcagctcagcaatcacctctgccagctcccccagctcccgtggatgcatcccatcggCTCCCATGGATTGGTGAACATTGGTGCTGCCTGGGCGCTCctggaccacctcttccctgactgcagggaggtcttccattccccagagcCTCTCACTGGGGGGGAGGGGCAGAGTCCactttgggggtgggggggcaaAGGGGGACATTTCCTTCAGCCTCTGTTAATGATCCACCCCCCCCTCATGCCTTGGAGACCCCCCTCCTTGGGCAAAAAGAGCACAGAGGGGGTGGGGACAGCAAGAGACAGTCCTGGGGGGCACCATGTGagttctggggggggggggcacatgGTTAAGGGTCCTTTTAGGGGGGGTTACATCCAGGGGTGGGGGTCCATGGAGGGAGGAGGGTCATGTGAGACCTTTATTTTTGGGAGGAGACATGTGGCAATAGAGATTTGGAGAAACTGGGTTCTGTGGGGTGATCCCAGGGTCTGGGTTCCAGatctggggggggggaatcCCACACCTTTTCCCATATAGATTTCCCACAAGCTCCCTGTACACCGCTGGGGTCATGCAGAAGAATCTGCACGTGTCCAGGGGGGTCCTGGGGGCGTCCAGGGGGGTCCTGGTAAAGCTGGGGACACCTTTCACGTCACCCTGGTGGTGATGCATCCCAGAGTTGGGGATTCCCCGCCCCCAGTGTCACACCTGAAAATTGGGTACTCCCCTCTGGGGACCCCATCTGTGTCCACCCCCACAGACCACACTGTTCCCATGGGGTGGGGGTGACTTTTGTCATTCAGTTTACTTTTTGTTAACAGGGGATTGGGGGATGCCCCCCCCACGCCCCCATGTCAATAATGAagggcagaggagcagctgtgggacGCCACGTCTCGTGTCAGAGTGGGAACTCTGGGGACAGAGTCACTGCAGCATCCTGGCCCCATAGCCCCTGTGGCCCCATAACCACTACAGCCCCATCTCATAGCCATCCCATCCCATATCCATTAGatccaccccacagccatctCAAACCCATCCCATATCCACACCCCATCCTGTTGGGTTTGTTATGAGGCGACTAAGCGGGGATTCAGGCTGTCACGGTGCAGGCAGTTGGACTGTTTCATGATAAGCACATATGGGAGTTATTTAGGTGCTTGGAACAGCGCATCCATCGGCCTTGAGGAAGAACTTAAGCGaggcagaaggagctggaggaACGAGAAGATGGACACCACCTGGAGATGCCACCATGGCACAATGTAACCATGAAGGGCCAATGGCAGgactggtgctgggcagcctgggctgatAGCACCAATGAGGTTCTGACAAGTGGACTCTGGAGGGTATATAAGATACTGTTGAggcactgggtgccattttGCAGCATTCTGCGTGTGGGTGTCTGTGGTGTGATGGTCCCagtgaggagagctggcgggtagagcaaggagagatcGCTAGCCCCTGCAGTGAGGGACCGGTAATGGTGGCGTGTCTGCGGCAAGTGGTGCCCGGTGTGAGGAGCGTGTGGCTGCTGTCCCTGCCGTGTGAGGGTCGTCTGACTGCAGTCCCTGCTGTCCCTTGGAATAGCTGAGCAGTGGCCACGATGGACTCGGTGATCAAGGTACTGTTACAGCTAGGGAGGGACGATGGCGGTAAAGATACgccttctgagaaggaaatcaGCACCGTGGTGTGCCGGTTCGAACGGGAGGGGGTCTGTGCGGACCGTTTTGATGATGTTTTGAAGCCCCGCAAATGGGACGAGATTTCTCTCGCCCTTGCGCAGCATGCAGCGACTGCGCGAAAGGCAAACGAGCTGAAAATACGGGGCTTGCTGCTAGGAATGCTTGGAACAGCTATAGAAAAGGGGAGGCAAACGGAGCTGCCCGGCAGCCTCTTGGTGCTGCCCCGTCAGACTCGTACAGAAGGAGCGCTCTGCAGTGCGAAGGGGAGGCGGGGGGGAATGTTTCCTGTCGGGATCCAGAGGCTGCGACACAGCCCTCTGCGCCCCCGGGAAGCGTCTGTGCGCTTGAAGGAGTTCTGCCGCCGTACCGCGACCCATCCCCCGCCCGTGGAGCTTCTGCGGTTCGAGGAGCTCTGCCCCCATACCCCGACCCATCGCTGCCGCTGCCACGAGCGGAGCGTCCTTGTGCTGATGGCAGGGCGTGTGGCCGCTGCGGAGATGACAAGGAGGGCAGAACGAGCAGGGACGGTGATGGTGACGGGGAAAGGAGTTACCAGGGTGGCGGAAAGGGTGGATTGACGGACTGGGGAAAGTGAGATGTGGTCTGGTTGAGGAGGGGTGATCGTTGGATGCTGTCCCGGTCGTAATTGGCGGCAGGGGAAGCCGCGAGCGGGTTTCCCTCGATCCAAAAGGAGCGACCCGCTGATTAGATGGTGTGGACAAACGGGGCTCAATTCGCCCCTCACTCGGGATGCTTTGGAGGCTCTGACATCCGTGGGTCCCCTCCTCCGTCGTGATGTCACCAATTGGAT from Lagopus muta isolate bLagMut1 chromosome 21, bLagMut1 primary, whole genome shotgun sequence includes the following:
- the LOC125703224 gene encoding ubiquitin carboxyl-terminal hydrolase 48-like, with protein sequence MVLVLVLQEELPGEPNCLLGIREHVWLGEIDENSFHNIDDPNCERRKEDAFVGLKNLGATCYVNTYLQIWFLNLPTLSTVGQSPSPACLPAGDLCISENERRVVSKEAWKKLKQYFPKAPEFPNNKECCSQCKILEREGEENKALHKMMASEQKTSLQNLFHDKCRPCLGSWPQETDELYIVSQFFVEEWRKFVRRPTRCSPVSSLGNSALLCPHGGLMFSYASMTKEDSKLIALIWPSEWERIQKLFVVDHVIKITRTQVAGEPESALYSSEPQLCPECREGLLCQQQRDLREYTQATIYIHKVVDNKKVRISPSALPHPSTISLFRSCPSCEPTWPDKWLSAGKARQLTGFC
- the LOC125703501 gene encoding basement membrane-specific heparan sulfate proteoglycan core protein-like, coding for MGSLSPYRMADYFQGLAFLQELVERDNCKFEEWCNEMAEMRKQSVARGKIKHEEVKELYQRLPAEAGSPYDFISLEWLQKWLDKSTPPKPIDNTACLCSHGKLHPDKICIMKRISEYVADFFYRRYGGGPRLNVKALCKDCVVERCRILRLKNQLNEDYKTVTNLLKITVKGSDGFWVGKASLRSWRQLALEQLNEQDEDAEHSNGKLNGNAPNKDGANEEKREEEEELNFNEDIVCPHALPRALINIRTAVQTVLAGTEVELECLGLGEPQPHVTWSKVGGRIRPGVLVRAGTLTIERVERADAGQYRCTATNSVGTVQSHVILHVQAAPHIAGQPEVKEVSVGSAAVLPCLASGFPVPEISWSKLEGELPEGARVEGTALTLPAVRLEDAGVYACAASNRRGQETAFYVLKVRERLVPYFTQTPRSFLPLPTIKDAYKTFEIQITFRPDAADGMLLYNGQRKSSGADFISFGLVGGRPEFRFDAGSGMATIRDPTPLRLGKYHTVRLFRNLTRGSLQVDGQPPVNGTSQGKFQGLDLNEELYLGGYPDYTVVAKTGLSRGFVGCVRQLRIQNEEVAFGELDLPAHGVSNCPTCQDHPCQNGGICEDAESSSYICRCPQGFTGSNCEYSQALHCHPEACGPDATCISRPDGQGYSCRCHLGKMGERCTEGEAVSVPSFDEAGAFVSYPPLTNVHHELRVEAEFLPCAPDGLLLFSAGKASPVEDFVALAMVSGHLEFHYELGSGTAVLRSVEPLALGRWHRVTAERLHKDGTMTVDGSAPVQRSSPGKSQGLNLHSPLYLGGVEPPLRPPTNASFQGCIGEVSINGKKVDLSYSFLRSRGVGQCGQSSPCLHAPCLHGGRCLPLPAGSPPFRCLCTPGFSGPRCERVADRCLEHNPCLHGGTCKDNGCVCPEGYGGPYCQHGAELSELDQDWQEGSGGSDTPGQFSAVFSDGSYLALPGHLFPRGAPDLQDTIELELRTSSTEGLLLWHGAESGKAKDFVGLGLKDGHLVFSYQLGSGEATIVSEDPVNDGEWHHVMAARQGRRGWLQVDGEEPVFGESPGTNIMANSQGSVYIGGAPDPRSLTAGKFLSGVSGCVRGLVLAPAGTPRHPIDLRHGAVGGSAVAPCPS